In Topomyia yanbarensis strain Yona2022 chromosome 2, ASM3024719v1, whole genome shotgun sequence, one DNA window encodes the following:
- the LOC131679801 gene encoding thioredoxin-like protein 1 produces the protein MAVKAITDEAHFQTELAAAGGKLVVVDFIAAWCGPCRNISHLFDQLPAKYSKAVFLKVDVDRCTETAPSHGMSTMLMFIFYRARTKIDRMQGADINGLEAKIQKHYVASLYESGEDYGHGMMDLNTFIQKNQCECMDESNDHPMVNAFSSSGGGQNQCHQVQSTALSRTENINQPSTIDFNMAESQVSVQDLVLGQKDLVSGSPIPLHFV, from the exons ATGGCTGTTAAAGCAATCACCGATGAAGCTCACTTCCAAACCGAACTAGCCGCAGCAGGAGGAAAATTGGTTGTTGTGGATTTTATCGCTGCTTGGTGTGGACCGTGCCGAAACATATCGCATTTGTTCGATCAGCTTCCGGCGAAATATTCAAAGGCTGTGTTTCTCAAGGTGGACGTCGACAGATGTACCGAAACGGCGCCGTCCCACGGCATGTCGACCATGCTAATGTTTATTTTCTACCGAGCCAGAACAAAGATTGACAGGATGCAGGGTGCAGACATTAATGGACTTGAAgccaaaattcagaaacattacGTCGCCAGCTTGTATGAATCTGGAGAAGATTACGGTCATGGAATGATGGACTTGAACACCTTCATCCAGAAGAACCAGTGCGAATGTATGGACGAATCGAACGACCACCCGATGGTGAATGCGTTCAGTTCCAGCGGCG GTGGTCAAAATCAGTGCCATCAAGTTCAAAGCACCGCCCTCTCACGGACCGAAAATATCAATCAACCAAGCACCATCGATTTCAATATGGCCGAATCGCAAGTTTCGGTGCAGGATCTGGTATTGGGGCAGAAGGATCTTGTGTCGGGATCGCCGATTCCGTTGCACTTCGTTTAG